The sequence below is a genomic window from Microbacterium sp. SORGH_AS_0888.
CATCGAGCAGGATGTCGCCCGCGTCGACCACTCGATGACCGCCGCCGACCTGCAGGCCCGCGGTGCCTACGTCGAGCGGGCCGTGCTCTCGCGCGCCGTGCAGTGGCACGCGGAGGACCGCGTCATCCGTCACGGCAACCACACCATCGTCTTCAACTAGACCCCGGGCGCCCACCCGGGCGCCCGGTCACCACCACTCACGAGAACAGAGAGGTTCATCCATGGCTCAGAACCTGCAAGAGCTGATCGACGCGACCAACCCCGTCGACCTGCTCCGCAACTCCCAGATCGGGTCGTACATCTACCCCGTCGTGCCCGCCGACTTCCAGAACTGGATCAAGGAGCAGAAGGCCTGGCGTGAGACCGCCGTCCTGTTCGACCAGTCGCACCACATGGACAACGTGTTCCTGAAGGGCTCCGACGCGATCACGCTCATCAGCGACACCGCGATCAACTCGGTCGCGAACTTCGCGGTCAACAAGGCCAAGCAGTACGTGCCCACCACCTCCCAGGGCTACGTGATCGGTGACGGCATCCTCTTCCGCGAGGCGGAGGACGAGTACGTGTACGTCGGCCGCGCGCCCGCATCCAACTGGCTGCTCTACCACGGTGAGACCGGCGGCTACGCGAACCTCGACATCACGGTCGACCGTCGTTCGCCCTCGCGTCCCTACGGGCACGGCGTCCAGCGCAAGTACTACCGCTTCCAGATCCAGGGACCGAACGCCTGGGCCGTGATCGAGAAGCTCAACGGCGGCCCGCTGGAGAAGCTCGGCTTCTTCAACATGTCGACCATGAAGATCGCCGGCAAGGACGTGCGCACCCTCCGTCACGGCATGGCCGGCGCCCCCGGCCTCGAGCTCTGGGGCCCCTACGCCGAGCACGACGAGATCCGCGACGCCATCGTCGAGGCCGGAGCCGAGTTCGGGCTGGTCCCGGTCGGATCGCGCGCCTACCCCTCGAACACGCTCGAGTCCGGCTGGATCCCCTCGCCCCTGCCCGCCATCTACACCGGCGAGGCCGAGCGCGGCTACCGCGAGTGGCTCGGCATCGACAGCTACGAGGCGACCGGCACGCTCGCCGGCTCCTTCGTCAGCGACGACATCGAGGACTACTACCTCACCCCGTGGGAGCTCGGCTACGGATCCTTCGTGAAGTTCGACCACGACTTCATCGGTCGTGACGCGCTCGAGAAGATCGACCCGGCGACGCAGCGCAAGAAGGTCACGCTGGCCTGGGATGCCGAGGACCTCGGCAAGGTCTGGACGTCGCTGCTGAACGTCGACGGCCCGAACTACAAGTTCTTCGACCTGCCGCTGGCCAACTACGGCTCCGCGAACTACGACGCCGTCGTGGATGCGGACGGCACGGTCGTCGGCTTCTCGATGTTCACGGGCTACAGCGCGAACGAGCGCCGCGGCCTCTCGCTCGCGGTCGTCGACCACGACGTGCCCGAGGGAACCGAGCTGAAGGTCGTCTGGGGCGAGCCGAACGGCGGCTCCTCCAAGGCGTCCGTCGAGCCGCACGAGCAGACCGAGGTCCGCGCCGTCGTCTCGCCGGTGCCGTACTCGACCGTCGCCCGCCAGACCTACCAGGGCGGATGGCGCACGGGCTATAAGAACGACTGACCCGTTCGTGACCGCGAGACTGCATCTGCGCCGCGAGCCGACCCCGGAGACGGGCGGCCTCACGGCGTGGGTGCAGTCTCGCGCTATCCGGGGCGTGAACCCGATAGCGTGACATGACCGAAAGGGGATGCGATGAGCCTGCGGTACGCGCTGCTGGCGATCCTGCGCGTCGGGCCGCAGTCGGGGTATGAGCTGCAGAAGCAGTTCTCGCTCTCGGTCGGCCACGTCTGGCACGCCCCCGACTCCCAGATCTACCCCGAGCTGCGCAAGATGGCCGCCGAGGGTCTCGTCGAGACCGAGGACCAGACGCGCGGCGAACGGGGGATGCGGCGGCTCTACCACGTGACCGCGGCCGGCGACCGGGCGTTCATCGACTGGATGAACGGGCCGCTGGACTACCAGCGCTTCCGTGACCCCGCGCACCTGCGGGCCGCGTACCTCGAGTCCGCCGAGCCGGCGGCGGCCCGCGCCTTCCTGCACGCGCACATCGCGCACTGGGAGGGCGAGCTGGCGCAGTTCGAGGGCGAGCTCTCGCACATCGACGCCCTGTCGAACCCCATGCTCGTCCGTCGCCTCGAGAGCACCCCGGCGGACGAGCGCGAAGCCACGATCGAGTACAAGCGGTTCGCGTACGAGGGCCTCGCCGACCGCGCCCGGGGCGAGATCGCCTGGGCGCGCCGTGGCCTCGCGCTCGTGGATCGCCTGTCGGAGGCCGCGTCATGACCGGAGCAGACCGCATCCTCGCCGCCATCGACCGCACGGCCGACGATCCCGCGGTCGATCGCGTCCGCGCCGCCGCCGCCGTGCGTGAGCTCCTCGCCGCCGTGGGCGAGGACCCCGGCCGACCGGGTCTGGAACGCACCCCTGAGCGCGTGGCGGACCTGTTCATCGACATGTTCGCCGGACTTGGGAAGGATGCGGCGGCCGCCCTGGGCGTGCCGGTCGCCCTCACCGACGACGAGGACCCCGGCGAGCTCGCCGCCGTGACCGGCATCCCGTTCCGGTCCGTGTGCGAGCACCACCTCCTGCCGTTCGACGGCACGGTCGACGTCTACTACGCGCCCGGCCGCCACATCGCCGGCTTCAGCCGGATCGCGTCGCTCGTGGCGATGGCCTCCCGCCGCCCGCAGCTGCAGGAGCGGCTCGGCCAGCAGATCGCCGATGCGATGATGACCGTCCTGCGCCCGCACGGGGTGACGGTCCGCATCGAGGCGGCGCACGGATGCGTCGCGCACCTGGAGCCGGCGGCGGCATCCGCCCGCGCCGTCACGGTCGCGACCCGGGGCCACATCCCCGACGCGTCCTGGGTGCCCGCTCCCGCCCGCCCGTAGTCGCCGGCTGTCCTCCGCCTCACCGGCCGCTGCGCCGGTGAGGCGGCGGGTCGACGCGCGCGACGGCGAGCGTGCGCGGTCGGCGAACGGGCGGGGTCGGCGTGCGCGTCACGCGTGCGGGTGCGACACCGACCGAGAGGTCGGTGGACGTGACGGGGGCGTGGGGTCGGCGCACGGCCGGTGTGCAGGCCCTGCACCGTCCGAGGGGTCGGCGTGCGGGGCGCGACCCTTCGGATTGGCGCGAGAATCGGCGACAATGTGACGAACGGCCGGAACCGACTCCGCGCCGGAGAGGACCGTTCGATGACCGCTCTGCCCGCCGACGACACCGGCGCCGCCTCCGCCGACCTGACCCTGCGCATCCGCGACGCGCTGCTGGGCGGCGAGTTCGCGCCGCATCAACGTCTGATCGAGGCCGACCTCTCGGAGCGTTTCGGTGCGACGCGCGCGGCCGTGCGCACGGCGCTGCTGAACCTCGCGAACGAGGGCCTCGTCGAGCGCCTCCCCAACCGGGGCGCGCGCGTGCGGGCGATCACGGTCGACGAGGCCGTGGAGATCGTCGAGGTGCGCATGGGCCTGGAGTCGCTGTGCGCGCGCAAGGCGGCCGAGAACGTCGCCGCCGAGGACATCGCCGAGCTCCGCGTCCTCCGCGCCGGCATCGAGGACGCCGTCGGCCGCGGCGATCTGTTCGAGTACTCACGACTCAACCAGGACATGGACCGCCGCATCCGCGAGCTCAGCGGCCATGCGACCGCGACCCAGCTGCTCGAGCGGCTGCGCGCCCAGTCGGCCCGCCACCAGTTCCGCCTCGCGTTCCAGCCCGGCCGCGCCGCCCAGTCCGCGCCCGAGCACATCGCGATCATCGACGCCGTCATCGCGAAGGATGCGGATGCCGCCGAGGCGGCCACCCGCGCCCACCTCGAGGGCATCGTCACCGTGCTCCGCACGCTCGGCTAGCCCCGCGGCATCCCTCGCTCGCGGTCCCACGCCCCACGACCGCATCGTTTTCATGCAATCGCCACACGAATGCGGGTGCGTGTTACACGAAAACGATGCGGTCGTGGGGTTGCATGGCACCGCGAGCCGCGCGGCTCGAGAGACGGGATCGTGGGGCGTGCCGCGCCGACCGACGGGCGGCACGCCCCACGAGACTCAGCCGAAGCTCTTCGCGGTCGCGTAGCCCTTGCCGTTGTACTTCTGCACGAGCACGCTCGAGACGGCGGGCAGGCCGTCCTTCGTCGTGTCGACCGCGGTGCCCTCGAGCATGAACGGCGCCTGGAACCCGCTGATCGAACGCAGCTGCGTCATGAAGTCGTCGCGAGTGGGTGCCGTCATCTTCTCGAACGCCTGCTGCAGGACCGCCCCGAGCTGGTAGCTCCAGATGCAGTGCGGGAACGCCGGGACGTCCGGGTAGTTCGCGTACTGCTTGAGGTCGGCCAGGAACTGCTCGCCGTCCTTGCTGGTGGCGAAGTCCGGTGCGGACGCCGACTGCGCGAAGGCGACGGTGTAGACCCCCGGGAACGCGGTCGCGCCGCCGGGCTGCAGGATGGCGCCGGGGCTCGAGGTGTTCGAGGGCAGGAACCAGCTGGGCAGCCAGTTGAGCTGCTGCGCCTTCTGCAGCGACGAGATCACGAGCGGGGTGATCGACATCGCGTTGAAGAACACGTCGGCACCGGATGCGGCCAGCTCGGTCAGCTGCGCATCGACCGAGGTGTCGGTGGCCTCATAGGTGAGCTCCTTGACCACCTCGACGTTGCTCGCGCCGTTGATGCCCTCCTTGAAGCCCTCGACGTAGCCCTCGCCGTAGTCGTCGTTCTGCGACAGGATCGCGACCTTGTGCGTGCCGCTCGAGGACGCCAGGAGCTTGCCGAACGCCTCGCCCTCGTTCTGGTAGATCGGCACGAAGCCGAGCTGCCAGGGGCTCTCCTGCTGGTTGCTGAAGAGCGGGTCGCCGGTCATGACGAGCACCTGCGGGACCTTGTCGGCGATCGCGGCCTCGCGGTACGCCCGGTTGGTCGGGGTGCCCAGGCCCGCGGTCATGGCGAACACGCTGTCCTTGAGCTGGTCGTAGTTGGCCTTGGCCTTCTGCGGGTCGTAGGCGTCGTCGAGCGCCTTGATGTCGACCTTGCGGGTCTTGCCGTCCCCGAAGGTCACGCCGCCGGCGGCGTTGACGGCGCCGAAGTAGGCCGTGACGCCCGCGACGGTGCAGGTGCCGGGGCCGGCGGTCGCGCCGCTCAGGGGCGTCGTGATGCCGAGCGTGATGCTGTCGTCGGTGATGCCGGGGCTCGCCGCCCCCGCCGTCGCGTCACCGCCCCCGCCGCGCGAGCAGCCGGCGAGCGTGAGCGCGATGGCGGATGTCAGGGCGACGACGCCCAGGACAGCTCTCGTCCTCTTTCGCATGTTCATGCCTGATCTTGCCTCTCTGTGTGGGTGTCCTCCGCGACGGGCCGCGACGTCGCGGTCCGGGTCGGAGAGGTCGGGGGTGCATCGCCGTGCGGGGCGGAGCGCCGCACGCTCCGCGCGATCCGTCGCGGCAGCGACACGAGACCGCCCGGCAGGACGAACAGCACGACAAGCAGGATGGCGCCCTGCAGGAGCGCCGTCAGGTTCGGGTCGACGAGGTTCGTCAGCTGCGGCACGAGCACGTAGTACGCGCCGCCGAGGAGGGACCCGATGATGCTGCCCGCGCCGCCGATGACCATCGAGGCGAGCAGCGTGATCGAGTGCCCGAAGCTCATGGTCTCCGGCGACGTGTACTGCACGACCACCATGTAGAGGAAGCCGCTGACCCCGCCGATGAGGGCGGCCACCGTGAACGCCATGACCTTGTAGCGATAGGGCGAGATGCCCATCGACGACGCCACGGCCTCGTTCGACCTGACGATCGCGAACGCGCGACCGTACTTGCCGTGCACGAGGTTGCGGGTCAGCAGGAACACGATGCCGCCGATGAGGAGGACGAGGTACAGCTGCCACTGGTCGTTGTAGAGGCCCGACCACTCCGGCGCCTCGGTGAAGCGCGCGGAGATGCCCTGGGAGCCGCCCGTGACGTCGGAGAGCCGCTTCGCGAGCGGCACCCCGACGATGGGCAGCGCGATCGTGACCATCGCGATCGCGAGGCCGCCGAGCCGCGCCGCGGCCAGCGCGATCAGCAGGCCCAGGATGCCGGGCAGCGCGACGCTCAGCAGGAACACCAGCACGATGTTCCAGTCGTGCTGGACGCCGTAGGCCGTGGCGTAGGCGCCGACCCCGACGAAGAAGATCTGTCCGAGGGAGACCTGACCGGTGTAGCCCATCACGACGTTGAGGCCGAGGACCGCGACGGCGAACACGCCGATCCGGGCGATGGTCTGGTTGGCGAACTCGGGCAGCGCCAGCGGCATGACGAGCAGGAGGACGACGACGACCGCGGCGATCGTCCAGCGGACCCAGGAACGGGAGAAGAGATCGGCTGCTCGGGACATCAGACGCGCACCACCGCTTTCCGGCCGAACAGGCCCTGTGGCCGCACGATGAGCACGACGAAGATGAGCACGAAGGGAACCGCGACCTTCAGGTCGTAGCCGATGAAGGGGATGTAGACCGCGGCGAGGTTCTCGAGCACACCGATGAGCCAGGCGGCCACGACGACCCCGATCGGGCTCGACAGGCCCCCGAGGATGACGGCGGCGAGCGCGTAGACGAGCGCGTTGTCCATCATCCCGGGGGTGAGGGTGAGCTGCGGGGCCACGAGGGCGCCCGCCACCGCGCCGAGGCCGGCGGCCAGGCCCCACCCGGCCATGAGGAGACGTCCGACCGGCAGACCCGAGAAGGCGGCGGATGTCGGGTTCACGGCGACGGCGCGCAGCGCCAGGCCGAACTTGGTGCCGATGAACAACGCCTGCAGCAGCGCCATGATCGCGATGATCACGATCGTCGTGCCGATCGAGCGCACGCTGATCGACGCGCCGAGCACCTGCACGGTGTCGAGCGGGAACAGCGAGGGGAACTGCTGGTTGTTGTACGACCACAGCCAGCCGCACACGCCCGTGATGAGCGTGAGGAGCCCCACCGTCACCACGATCGCGGTGTCGGGGTCGCCGCGCTCGAAGCGGCGCATGACGTATCGCTCGATGACCGCGCCGAGCGCGAACGAGAACAGCACCGAGACGAGGATGGCGAGGATCAGCGGCACGCCGTTGCTCACGCACCACCACGCGACGTAGGCCGCGAGCACGGCCATGCCGCCCTGGGCGAAGTTGATGAGGCCCGTCGCCTGGTTGACCAGCACGATGGCGAGCGCGAGCGCCGCGTAGATCGAGCCGGTGGACAGGCCATCGACGAAGAGCTGGATGAAGGTTCCCACGGTCAGCCTCCCAGGTAGGCGCGGCGGATCTCGTCCATGCCCTTGAGCTCGGCCGAGGAGCCGGTCAGGACGTTGCGGCCGGTCTCGAGGACCGTCGCGCTGTCGACGAGAGTGAAGGCGAGGTTGGCGTTCTGCTCGACCACGAGCATCGCGATGCCCGATTCGACCCGCAGCCGCCGGATGGCGTCGTACACGTTCTTCGCGGTGCTCGGGGCGAGTCCGAGGGACGCCTCGTCGAGCAGCAGGAGCCGGGGACGGGCCATGAACGCGCGAGCGACCGCGAGCATCTGCTGCTCGCCGCCGGAGAGCGCCGAGGCGTGGGAGCGGTAGCGCTCCTTGAGGTTCGGGAACAGCTCCAGCATGTAGTCGAGGTCGGCGTCCACGCCCTTGCGGTCGCGGCGGAGGTAGGCGCCCACACGCAGGTTCTCCTTGACCGTGAGGTCGGCGAGCGTGCCGCGGCCCTCGGGCACGTGGGCGATGCCGATCCCGGCGACCTGCTCGGGCCGCTTGCCCCGGATGTCCTTGCCCTCGAACAGGATGCGCCCGCCCGCACGGACGGTGCCGCTGATCGCGCGAAGCGTCGTCGTCTTGCCTGCGCCGTTCGCACCGAGGATGCCGACGGCACCGCCCTCGGGCACCTGGAGCGAGACGCCCTCGAGGACCTGCACGGGGCCGTAGAACGCGGTGACCCCGGCGAGCTCAAGCAGCGTCATCGGCCGCATCCTTTCCGATGTACGCCTCGATCACGCGGGGGTCGGACTGGGCCTCCGCCGCCGTGCCCTCCATGAGCGTGCGGCCGTGATCGAGCACGACGACACGGTCGGTGAGGGCGGCGATGAGCCCCATGTGGTGCTCGACGACGACGACCGTGATGTCGTCCTCGCGGATGCGGCGCACGGTCTCGATGAGCTGCTCGACCTCGGCGTGGGGAAGCCCGGCGGCCGGCTCGTCGAGCAGCAGCAGCTTCGGCCTCATGAGCAGGGCGCGGCACAGCTCGACGCCCTTGTGCAGGCCGTGGGAGAGCTCGTCGGCGCGCACCTTCGCCGCCCAGCCGAGTCCGTTGCGCTCGAGCAGCTCGAGGGCCTCGATGCGCAGGGCCCTCTCGGAGCGGACGGTGCGGGGCAGCCGCATCGACCACTCGAGCGGGCCGCCGGGCAGGCGGCCGTGCGCGCCCAGCAGCACGTTCTCCAGGACGGTGGCGTGCAGCTGCAGCGCGGGGTGCTGGAAGGTCCGCGCCAGACCGTGCCGGGCGAGGGTCGCGGGCGCGGACCCGAGCACCTCGACGCCGTCGATCGTGATCGAGCCGGAGCTGGGTTTGTAGTGGCCGCTGATGCAGTTGAACAGCGACGTCTTTCCCGCGCCGTTGGGGCCCACGAGACCGAAGATCTGCCCGGGCTCGACCTCGAACCCGACGTCGTGCAGAACGGTGATCCCGCCGAAACGGAGGTTCACGTCTTTCAGGGTCAATCGCGCCGCCATCGGCTGCCTTTCCGGGTGTGCTGCGTCATTGCTCACAGGGTGCTCATTGGAACGTACGGAGCGATTCCCAGATTGTCAACGATTTTGGTGTGACGATACGACAACGTCTGGGAGCGGTCTCAGATCACCTGATATGAAACCGTCGCGGCGTCGAATCGCTCACGCCCGGACGACCCGCGCAGGCATCCGCTCCCAGCCGCGCAGAGTGTTGTTGAGGTGACGACGCGGGGATGCCGTGAGCTCGATCGAGCCGACCCGGTCCAGCAGCGCACCGAGCACGGCGAGCGCCTCGAGCCGGGCGATGTGCTGTCCCACGCACTGGTGCAGCCCCATGCCGAACGCCACGTGCCCGGAGGGGTCGCGATCCAGGTCGAACCGCCCCGGGTCGGTCCACCGGCGCGGGTCGCGGTTGGCCGCGCCGAGGAACATCAGGACCTTCCGCCGCGGCTCGAGGGTGACTCCGCCGATCTCGGTGGGCGCGGTCGTCGTGCGGAAGAAGGTCTGCACGGGCGACTCGAGGCGCACCGCCTCCTCGAAGGCGCGCGGGAGCAGGCTCCGGTCCGCGCGCAGCCGGTCCCACTGCCCCGGATGCGTCGCCACCGCGTGCACGATCGCGGCGATCCCCGTGACGGTCGTGTCGACGCCCGCCGTCAGCAGCGAGCGCACGATCAGCGGCGCCTGCTCGACCGTGATGTCGCCGCGGTCGGCGGCGGCCCAGATCTGCGCGCCGATGCCGTCGGCGCGCAGGTTCTCGCGCCGGCACTGCTCGCCGATCCACGCCATCACGGGCGGCATGTGCGGCTCGAGGCTCGCGACGATCCCCTCACGCGGCCCGAAGGCGTTGAACGCGAAGTCCCCGTAGGGCAGCAGGTTCTCGCGTCCGTCCGGGCCCAGGCCCACCGCATCCGGGAAGACCCGCAGCGGGAACACCTCCGCGAGGTCGGTCACGGCGTCGAACTCGTCGCCGCGCGCGAGGAGCTCGTCCACCAGCACGGCGGCATCCGTGGCCCACTGCGCGGCGAGCGCGCGCAGCCGCCGGGGCGAGAGCAGCCCCTCGAGCACCGACCGCGGAGCGTCGTGCCGCGGCGGGTCGGCCTCGAGCAGCAGGCTCGGCGGACGCCACGGCTTCTCGGCCGTGAAGTCGGCGAGCCCCACGCCCGCCCCGGACTGCAGCGACTGCCAGTCGGTGAGGGCTCGGCGCACCTCGCCGTAGCGCGCGACGGCGTAGACGTCGTAGCGCCGCAGGTGCACGACGGGCCCGAGCTCGCGCAGCCGATCGTGGAACGGCATCGGGTCGGCGAGGAACTCGGAGGCGAAGGGATCGATGTCGACGCTCGGGACATCGGTGGCGATGACGGACATGGGAGCTCCTGGGTGGGGTCAGATATCGAGCACGAGACGTGCGGAGCTGCTGCGGGACACGCACGGGAACATGCAGCGCCCGGCGCGGCGCTCCTCGTCGTCGAGCAGGGCGTCGCGGTGGTCGGGGACGCCGTCCACGACATCCGTCTCGCACGTGCCGCACACGCCCTGCCCGCAGGAGGTGACCACGCGCACGCCGGCGCGGGTCAGCGCCTCGGCGACGGACTCGTGGGGCTCGACCCGGGTCGCGACCCCCGTGCGGGCCGCGACGACCTCGAAGCGCGAGGCCGCCGCGCCCTCGCTGACGATCCCGGAGAACCGCTCGATCCGCGGCGCGTGGCCGCCCGGCACCGCTCCCCACGCCTCGACGGCGTCGAGCAGGCGGGCGGGGCCGCACGAGTACACGCGCGTGCGCGGGTCCCGCGGTCGCCAGCCGGCGAGGTCGGCGCGGCCGAGCTCGCCGCCGCAGTGCACCGTCACGCGGTCCCCGTAGCGGCTCAGCTCGTCGAGATAGGCCAGCCTCGTGCGCCCGCGGCCGAGGTAGAGCAGTCGCCAGGGGATGTCGAGCAGCTCGGCCTGGCGGATCATGGGCAGGATCGGCGTGATCCCGATCCCGCCAGAGACGAACAGCAGGTCGGTCGCGGGCGCGAGCCGGAAGTTGTTGCGCGGACCGCCGAAGCCCAGCGCGTCGCCCGGACGCACGGCGTCGTGCACCGCGACGGACCCGCCTCTGCCCTCGGCGTCCCGCTGCACGGCGATGCGGTAGGTCGCCGCATCCCATCGGTCGCCGCAGAGCGAGTACTGCCGCACGAGCCCGTCCGGGAGGATCAGGTCGATGTGCGCACCGGGCGCCCAGTCCGGCAGCCGGGTGCCGTCGGGTCGGGCGAGCGTGAGCTCGACGACGTCGTCCGCCACGCGGCGACGCGCGGTCACCACGACGACGCCACGCCCGACGGGGGCCTTCGCCGCCGCGGGGGACGTCGCATCCGTCACCTCGATCATGGTCGGCCTCCTCGCCGCCTCGCGCGGTCGACGTCGACCGCTGGTGCGAGGCTACGACCCGGGCTCGGCAACGGATCAGACCTTTCGCATCAACGGAAAAGGTGGCGTAGGGTACGGCGCAGGGAGGACGCGATGGCGCACAGGTCCGCCGGCGAGTCGGCGCTGCACCGGCACCTGCGCGTGCTCGACGCGTTCGACGCGCTGCACCCGTTCCTCACCCTGAGCGAGATCGCCGCGGCCACGGGACTCGCCCCCTCGACCGCGCATCGCCTGGTCGGCGAGCTCACGGCCGAGCGCCTGCTCGAGCGGCTCCCCGACCGCACGTACCGGCTCGGGCTGCGGCTGTGGGAGTACGCCGCGCGCACGCCCGGGGCCATCGGGCTGCGCGAGATCGCACGCCCGTGGCTGCATTCCGCGCACGCGCGGATCCGGCAGCACATCCAGCTCGGCGTGCGCGCCGGGACCGACGTCCTGTTCGTCGAGCGGATGTCGGCGCCCGGCGCCGTGATCAACGCGACGCTCATCGGCGGCCGCATCCCCCTGCACGCATCGTCGAGCGGGCTCGTGCTGCTGGCGAGCGCCGGCGAGGAGGCCGTGCGCACGGTCGTCGCGAGCGGTCTCCGGGCCTACACGACGCTCACCCCTCGCACCGAGGCGGAGCTGCGGCGCGTGCTCCGCCGGGTGCGCAGCGAGGACGTCGCGGACGCGCGGGGCTACATCCACCGTGAGGCGCGCGGGATCGCGGTGCCGGTCCGCGGGCCGGACGGCTCGGTCTACGCCGCGCTCGGCGCCGTGGTCCCGGACACGCCGGGGCCCGCGCACGAGACCGTGGAGACGCTGCGGATCGCCGCAGCGGGGGTGAGCCGCAGCCTCGCCGAGGCGTACGCGCGCGGCGGCGGGGATGCGGGCTGGCACGGCCCCGGTCCGGACGCCGGGGTCCCCGCGCGGTCGTGGGAGGTGGCCGCGACGCTCCTCCGCCGGTGACGCGGCCCCGGCTCCCCGCTCGCGCGGCCGCGTCCCGCCCGCGCGAGCGAGCGCGGAGCCGACCTCGCGCGGGATTGTCGCCAGAATTGGCGCGAAGCGCTAGGGTGAGGCGCCATGACACGCATCGCCGTGATCGGCCTCGGCGAGGCCGGTTCGACCTATGCGCAGGGCGCTCGGCGCCGCCGGTGCCGCCGTGCGCGGCTACGACTTCTCGGCCACGGCGGGGGACCGCATCCCGGCGTCCGAGCGGATGGACACGCTCTCGGACGCGCTCGATGGGGCGGATCTCGTGCTGAGCCTGGTGTGGGCGCGCACCGCGGCCGAGGCGGCCGAGGCCGCGATGCCGCTGCTGGCCCGCGACGCTGTGTACGCCGACCTCAACACCGCCGCTCGCGGCGTCAAGGAGCGCGTCGCGGCGATCGGCGATGCGCACGGGATCGCGGTCGCGGACGTCGCGGTGCTCGCGCCCGTGGCGCGCGCGGCCGAGCGCACGCCGTTGCTCGCGAGCGGCCCGGGCGCCGAGCGGTTCGCCGATGCCGTGCGCCCGTTCGGCGTTCCGGTCGAGACGCTGCCGGGCCCCGCCGGCGACGCCGCCGAGCGGAAGCTCCTGCGGAGCGTGTTCATGAAGGGCATGGCCGCCGTCGTGATCGAGGCGCTGGAGGCCGCCCGCGCGGCGGGCGCCGAGGAGTGGCTGCACGCGCAGATGGCGGCGGAGTTCGGCCCCGACGGAGCCGCCACGGTCGACCATCTCGTGCAGGGCACCCACCGCCACGCCGTGCGCCGCGAGCGCGAGGTGCGCGACGCGCTCGCGGCGCTCGATGCGGACGGCCGGCACGCCGACATGACGCGCGCCGCGGTCGCCTGGTACGAGCGGCTCGCGGCCGCATCCCGTCCCGCGTAGCGGAGGCCCCTCCCGCTCCGCATCCGCATCCGCATCCGCATCCGCATCCGCATCCGCATCCGCATCCGCATCCGCATCCGCATCCGCATCCGCATCCGCGGGGATCGTGCGCGACACGCCGCGCCCTGGCTCTCCGACACGGCGTGTCGCCCACGATCCCCGCACGACGGCAGACGATCCCCCGCCGCCGACGCGGCGACAGGGGATGTCGCGGGCTCAGCCCTTGCGGTAGTTCTCGCGCGCGAACGCCGAGAACGGTGCGGGGGCCACGGTCGCGCGCACCTCGACCTGACGGTGCGGCTCGACGGCGGGCTTGCGCGAGTTCG
It includes:
- a CDS encoding ABC transporter ATP-binding protein — its product is MNLRFGGITVLHDVGFEVEPGQIFGLVGPNGAGKTSLFNCISGHYKPSSGSITIDGVEVLGSAPATLARHGLARTFQHPALQLHATVLENVLLGAHGRLPGGPLEWSMRLPRTVRSERALRIEALELLERNGLGWAAKVRADELSHGLHKGVELCRALLMRPKLLLLDEPAAGLPHAEVEQLIETVRRIREDDITVVVVEHHMGLIAALTDRVVVLDHGRTLMEGTAAEAQSDPRVIEAYIGKDAADDAA
- a CDS encoding ABC transporter ATP-binding protein, translated to MTLLELAGVTAFYGPVQVLEGVSLQVPEGGAVGILGANGAGKTTTLRAISGTVRAGGRILFEGKDIRGKRPEQVAGIGIAHVPEGRGTLADLTVKENLRVGAYLRRDRKGVDADLDYMLELFPNLKERYRSHASALSGGEQQMLAVARAFMARPRLLLLDEASLGLAPSTAKNVYDAIRRLRVESGIAMLVVEQNANLAFTLVDSATVLETGRNVLTGSSAELKGMDEIRRAYLGG
- a CDS encoding cytochrome P450 — protein: MSVIATDVPSVDIDPFASEFLADPMPFHDRLRELGPVVHLRRYDVYAVARYGEVRRALTDWQSLQSGAGVGLADFTAEKPWRPPSLLLEADPPRHDAPRSVLEGLLSPRRLRALAAQWATDAAVLVDELLARGDEFDAVTDLAEVFPLRVFPDAVGLGPDGRENLLPYGDFAFNAFGPREGIVASLEPHMPPVMAWIGEQCRRENLRADGIGAQIWAAADRGDITVEQAPLIVRSLLTAGVDTTVTGIAAIVHAVATHPGQWDRLRADRSLLPRAFEEAVRLESPVQTFFRTTTAPTEIGGVTLEPRRKVLMFLGAANRDPRRWTDPGRFDLDRDPSGHVAFGMGLHQCVGQHIARLEALAVLGALLDRVGSIELTASPRRHLNNTLRGWERMPARVVRA
- a CDS encoding PDR/VanB family oxidoreductase, whose amino-acid sequence is MIEVTDATSPAAAKAPVGRGVVVVTARRRVADDVVELTLARPDGTRLPDWAPGAHIDLILPDGLVRQYSLCGDRWDAATYRIAVQRDAEGRGGSVAVHDAVRPGDALGFGGPRNNFRLAPATDLLFVSGGIGITPILPMIRQAELLDIPWRLLYLGRGRTRLAYLDELSRYGDRVTVHCGGELGRADLAGWRPRDPRTRVYSCGPARLLDAVEAWGAVPGGHAPRIERFSGIVSEGAAASRFEVVAARTGVATRVEPHESVAEALTRAGVRVVTSCGQGVCGTCETDVVDGVPDHRDALLDDEERRAGRCMFPCVSRSSSARLVLDI
- a CDS encoding IclR family transcriptional regulator; translation: MAHRSAGESALHRHLRVLDAFDALHPFLTLSEIAAATGLAPSTAHRLVGELTAERLLERLPDRTYRLGLRLWEYAARTPGAIGLREIARPWLHSAHARIRQHIQLGVRAGTDVLFVERMSAPGAVINATLIGGRIPLHASSSGLVLLASAGEEAVRTVVASGLRAYTTLTPRTEAELRRVLRRVRSEDVADARGYIHREARGIAVPVRGPDGSVYAALGAVVPDTPGPAHETVETLRIAAAGVSRSLAEAYARGGGDAGWHGPGPDAGVPARSWEVAATLLRR
- a CDS encoding DUF1932 domain-containing protein, which codes for MRRALGAAGAAVRGYDFSATAGDRIPASERMDTLSDALDGADLVLSLVWARTAAEAAEAAMPLLARDAVYADLNTAARGVKERVAAIGDAHGIAVADVAVLAPVARAAERTPLLASGPGAERFADAVRPFGVPVETLPGPAGDAAERKLLRSVFMKGMAAVVIEALEAARAAGAEEWLHAQMAAEFGPDGAATVDHLVQGTHRHAVRREREVRDALAALDADGRHADMTRAAVAWYERLAAASRPA